In Azospirillum baldaniorum, one DNA window encodes the following:
- a CDS encoding WD40/YVTN/BNR-like repeat-containing protein: MPTTIYARTDGTMFRSTDSLNWSQIASPTTNVSHLFNDGTKWWVSDHKFSSVFDGANRGRMWYSTNAGGSWTQLPIHEAYPLMSAHLRYASNGTGAVAFVAQDGKLYYSNDSGTTWQTPVTLPFDVLSVLRFYHMNGTWVITTDGWQGYYDNSHAGYPIGQRKTDTGTSVPAKVWYSTDLISWASNSGPTTLDAIRDIAWNGTYWIISAHTGGNVHRLYKSTSLAGTFELCTYGSGTAYNGGTGIWWDSTNSRLLAVGGSIGVQSIAGAAMTNAPTTLGNTSGLNWSDIKGKVLTGKSGSGSTVGLWKLDAADNVTIHDLNAGTYDYQGTVRGIQLFPQKDGSITFECNYDPSNNNTGVARTYRVLADGTVSVLTASHQQWTAGLDCESQSVVNPGGAIWISANFDKRYRSTNSTSTWEAQWNGWNYFAYFCYHNGYYYVMSWSQSDGSTLTVPKIYRFSDLNVLKQPTEYWVRTPYCDPPPESYYATLPPTGRMVSRSGTLVMQASGWNPLPQHYLNGSLVWTAVPAAPAGVGNNYAISEAADRTVGIDVTNNRYYYRDGIGAWSAAQMVPIGAGGLNYYAKGIAFDGTRFIIMA; the protein is encoded by the coding sequence ATGCCCACCACGATTTACGCCCGCACTGACGGGACCATGTTCCGTTCTACCGACAGCTTGAACTGGTCTCAGATCGCCTCTCCGACGACCAATGTCAGCCACCTGTTCAACGACGGAACCAAATGGTGGGTGTCCGATCATAAATTCTCGTCTGTGTTCGATGGGGCAAATCGAGGTCGGATGTGGTATTCGACGAACGCCGGGGGTTCGTGGACGCAGTTGCCCATCCATGAGGCATACCCGCTAATGTCCGCTCATCTGCGATATGCATCAAACGGCACGGGAGCGGTGGCGTTTGTTGCCCAGGATGGCAAGCTGTACTACTCGAACGACAGCGGCACCACATGGCAGACGCCCGTCACCCTGCCTTTCGACGTGCTGTCGGTGCTCCGATTCTACCACATGAACGGCACCTGGGTGATCACCACGGACGGCTGGCAGGGGTACTACGACAACAGCCACGCCGGTTACCCCATTGGCCAGCGGAAGACCGACACCGGAACGTCGGTGCCGGCCAAGGTTTGGTACTCGACCGACTTGATCTCGTGGGCAAGCAACTCTGGCCCAACGACGCTGGACGCTATCCGCGACATCGCCTGGAACGGCACCTATTGGATAATTTCGGCCCACACTGGCGGCAACGTCCACAGGCTATACAAATCAACCTCGCTCGCGGGGACATTTGAACTCTGCACCTACGGCAGCGGCACCGCGTACAACGGAGGCACTGGCATCTGGTGGGACAGCACCAACAGCCGCCTGCTCGCGGTTGGCGGCAGCATCGGTGTGCAATCCATCGCCGGGGCCGCCATGACGAACGCCCCGACCACGCTCGGTAACACCAGCGGCCTCAACTGGTCGGACATCAAGGGGAAAGTGCTGACGGGTAAATCCGGAAGCGGGTCCACCGTTGGGCTGTGGAAGCTGGATGCGGCGGACAACGTGACGATCCACGATCTGAACGCGGGGACCTACGACTACCAAGGCACGGTCCGGGGCATTCAATTGTTTCCCCAGAAGGACGGTTCGATCACGTTCGAATGCAACTATGACCCGAGCAACAACAACACAGGCGTCGCCCGGACGTACCGTGTCCTGGCCGACGGCACCGTGTCTGTGCTGACCGCGAGTCACCAGCAGTGGACGGCAGGGCTCGACTGCGAAAGCCAGTCCGTGGTCAATCCAGGAGGTGCGATCTGGATTAGTGCCAACTTCGACAAACGGTACCGCAGCACCAACTCCACCAGCACGTGGGAGGCCCAGTGGAATGGGTGGAACTACTTCGCGTATTTCTGCTACCACAACGGATACTACTATGTGATGTCCTGGAGCCAGAGCGACGGCAGCACGCTGACGGTGCCCAAAATCTACCGGTTCAGCGACCTCAACGTGCTGAAACAGCCGACTGAATACTGGGTCCGCACGCCGTACTGCGACCCACCTCCAGAATCCTACTACGCCACCCTGCCACCAACCGGGCGGATGGTGTCGCGGAGCGGTACACTGGTGATGCAGGCGTCCGGGTGGAACCCGCTGCCGCAACACTACCTGAACGGCAGTCTGGTGTGGACCGCAGTGCCAGCGGCTCCGGCCGGTGTCGGCAACAATTACGCAATCAGCGAAGCGGCGGACCGAACGGTCGGCATCGACGTGACCAACAACCGGTACTACTACCGCGACGGGATCGGGGC